Proteins found in one Hevea brasiliensis isolate MT/VB/25A 57/8 chromosome 18, ASM3005281v1, whole genome shotgun sequence genomic segment:
- the LOC131175844 gene encoding uncharacterized protein LOC131175844, with product MMNTCMFPFQFPKLTKENYENWFVRLKALLGLQNAWEIVEKGFEQPEDEGALSQAKKDALQKAQKKDQQALMLIHMCLDEGMFKKISSAMTVKQAWEILQNSLKRVDKVIKSLDAKFQYIIVAIEESKDIETMTIDQLMGFLQAHEERMNEKEPQPQAFMSKLSLKEKDDGSESVQAGRGRGRGRGRGHGNYRGHGRGRFDKGSSNFEQADQKQGARGHGRGNWNKRGGSKANVQRYNYEQMGHYALQCTNAPAAIKDERAYCTKDEGDEESTLLLTCNAKEEKDQKAWFLDSGASNHMTGKKNLFVTLDESVKSSISFGDNTKVSIEGRDDILIQTKNGAHQFIS from the exons ATGATGAACACATGCATGTTCCCCTTCCAATTTCCAAAACTCACCAAAGAGAATTATGAGAATTGGTTTGTTAGATTGAAAGCATTACTGGGTTTGCAGAATGCATGGGAGATTGTTGAAAAGGGTTTTGAGCAGCCTGAAGATGAAGGAGCCTTGTCTCAAGCAAAAAAGGATGCTTTACAAAAAGCTCAAAAGAAGGATCAGCAAGCATTAATGTTGATTCATATGTGTTTGGATGAAGGCATGTTCAAGAAGATTTCGAGTGCAATGACCGTGAAGCAAGCATGGGAGATTTTGCAGAATTCTCTTAAAAGAGTTGATAAGGTGATAAAG TCACTCGATGCAAAATTTCAGTATATTATTGTTGCTATTGAGGAATCAAAAGACATAGAGACTATGACGATTGATCAACTCATGGGTTTTTTGCAAGCTCATGAGGAAAGGATGAATGAAAAGGAGCCACAACCTCAAGCTTTTATGTCAAAGCTTTCattgaaagaaaaagatgatggtAGTGAATCTGTCCAAGCAGGAAGAGGACGAGGCCGAGGACGTGGTCGAGGTCATGGTAATTATCGTGGTCATGGAAGAGGAAGGTTTGATAAGGGCTCATCCAACTTTGAACAAGCAGATCAAAAGCAAGGTGCAAGAGGACATGGCAGAGGCAATTGGAACAAAAGAGGTGGATCAAAAGCTAATGTGCAGCGTTACAATTATGAGCAGATGGGTCATTATGCTTTACAATGTACAAATGCACCTGCAGCTATCAAAGATGAAAGGGCTTATTGTACAAAAGATGAAGGAGATGAAGAATCTACTTTATTATTAACATGCAATGCAAAagaagaaaaagatcaaaaagcATGGTTTTTGGATTCGGGTGCAAGCAATCATATGACGGGCAAGAAGAATTTATTTGTCACTCTTGATGAATCTGTGAAAAGTAGCATTTCTTTTGGTGATAATACCAAAGTATCCATTGAAGGGAGAGATGACATTCTTATTCAAACAAAAAATGGGGCACATCAGTTCATTTCCTAG
- the LOC110639401 gene encoding uncharacterized protein LOC110639401, whose amino-acid sequence MHSFGVYQFGNGHRYEGAWHEERMQGFGMYTFRTGEAQSGQWQNGVLDVLNSENGLHGSLYTVSHSKVLYVVQVFNEPTIYLMSYKVYAYLGTDVVWLLTVQEAQRAAGKAYVVARLDERVNKTIAAAKKVANVVRIIVVKAVQRQMPLDNSDNEPNPYA is encoded by the exons ATGCATAGTTTTGGAGTTTATCAGTTTGGAAATGGACATCGGTATGAAGGAGCATGGCATGAGGAAAGGATGCAAGGGTTTGGCATGTACACTTTCAGAACTGGGGAAGCACAATCTGGTCAATGGCAAAATGGTGTTCTTGATGTCCTCAACTCAGAGAATGGCCTTCATGGATCTCTCTATACAGTTAGCCATTCCAAAGTTCTTTATGTTGTCCAg GTATTCAATGAACCCACCATTTACTTGATGAGTTACAAGGTATATGCATATTTGGGTACAGATGTCGTGTGGCTATTAACCGT GCAGGAAGCGCAACGGGCTGCTGGAAAAGCATATGTTGTGGCAAGGCTAGATGAAAGAGTGAATAAAACTATTGCAGCGGCTAAAAAGGTAGCCAATGTAGTAAGAATTATCGTAGTAAAGGCTGTCCAGAGACAAATGCCTCTTGACAACAGTGATAATGAACCAAATCCCTATGCTTGA